A window of Actinomadura rubteroloni contains these coding sequences:
- the rarD gene encoding EamA family transporter RarD encodes MSFGIAAYVLWGLFPLYWPLLKPASAGEILAHRIMWSLVAVVAILAVRRNWSWIRTLGGRRAGLLAVAAVTISVNWGVYIYAVNSGHTIEAALGYFINPLISVMFGVVIFRERLRPAQWTAVVLGAGAVLVLTADYGRPPWIALILACSFAVYGLMKKFVSMPSADSLAVETAITFVPALVFTVVLEANGDAAFGHHGAGNALLLAGAGVVTAIPLLLFNAAAVRIPMSTLGMLQYLAPVLQFLIGLLVRHEEMPPSRWAGFLLVWAALVLLTGDGVRTGRRTRRAVADPVS; translated from the coding sequence ATGTCGTTCGGCATCGCGGCGTACGTGCTGTGGGGCCTGTTCCCGCTCTACTGGCCGCTGCTGAAACCGGCGAGCGCGGGCGAGATCCTCGCGCACCGGATCATGTGGTCGCTGGTGGCCGTCGTCGCGATCCTGGCCGTCCGCCGCAACTGGAGCTGGATCCGCACGCTCGGCGGACGCCGCGCGGGCCTGCTCGCCGTCGCCGCCGTGACGATCAGCGTCAACTGGGGCGTCTACATCTACGCGGTCAACTCCGGCCACACGATCGAGGCCGCGCTCGGCTACTTCATCAACCCGCTGATCAGCGTCATGTTCGGCGTCGTGATCTTCCGGGAGAGGCTGCGGCCCGCGCAGTGGACGGCCGTCGTGCTCGGCGCCGGAGCCGTCCTGGTGCTGACCGCCGACTACGGACGTCCGCCGTGGATCGCGCTCATCCTGGCCTGCTCGTTCGCGGTGTACGGGCTGATGAAGAAGTTCGTGTCGATGCCGTCCGCCGACAGCCTCGCGGTCGAGACGGCCATCACGTTCGTGCCCGCGCTGGTCTTCACGGTCGTCCTGGAGGCGAACGGCGACGCCGCGTTCGGGCACCACGGCGCGGGCAACGCGCTGCTGCTGGCGGGTGCGGGCGTCGTCACGGCGATCCCGCTGCTGCTGTTCAACGCCGCCGCCGTCCGGATCCCGATGTCCACGCTCGGGATGCTCCAGTACCTCGCGCCGGTGCTCCAGTTCCTCATCGGCCTGCTGGTGCGGCACGAGGAGATGCCGCCGAGCCGCTGGGCGGGCTTCCTGCTGGTGTGGGCGGCGCTCGTGCTGCTCACCGGGGACGGCGTCCGGACGGGCCGCCGCACGCGCCGCGCCGTCGCCGATCCGGTTTCCTGA
- a CDS encoding prenyltransferase/squalene oxidase repeat-containing protein has protein sequence MTIGEQTTTATNLADADLSPAASELVAGLLEHPWGQVSPSVYETGRLVAHVPWLTGHAERVAFLLAAQRPDGTWGAPVDGYALVPTLSATDALLSVLRADGPRENLVGAAALALHALFTRLSAPSFPSRPLPDMPAIELIAPYLAERVDDHLAALAHRPIPGLQAYAGRRLALPAALDGRMLGRVRRLLESGATVPKKLLHAVEVAGDAAPKLPGIVPEVTGTIGASPAATAAWLGPEPPADPSSPARWHLEAATAQHGGPVPVGFPLTVFERAWVLAWLLRAGVRVEVPPLLVLSLTAPLGPFGTAAAEGLPADADTTAGVLYALALVGAPHRPDPLLAYELDDHFCTWQGEDGASPTTNAHVLEAFGQYVAATGDTDDRYRAVIAKVARWLRSRQSPDGSWTDRWHASPYYATACCAIALARFDPEGSADAVAAARRWVLGTQRPDGSWGCWEGTAEESAYAVQTLLLTPGGGAAAAERAGDLLRTAPDEGPAMWHDKDLYRPTAIIRAGVIAALQLLSEKRSDSVL, from the coding sequence GTGACCATCGGCGAGCAGACGACGACCGCGACGAACCTTGCCGACGCCGACCTTTCCCCGGCGGCGTCCGAACTGGTCGCGGGGCTGCTGGAACACCCCTGGGGACAGGTGTCCCCCTCGGTCTACGAGACCGGACGGCTCGTGGCGCACGTCCCCTGGCTCACCGGGCACGCCGAACGCGTCGCGTTCCTCCTCGCCGCGCAGCGGCCGGACGGCACGTGGGGCGCGCCCGTCGACGGCTACGCGCTCGTCCCGACGCTCAGCGCCACCGACGCGCTCCTGTCGGTCCTGCGCGCCGACGGCCCCCGCGAGAACCTGGTCGGCGCCGCCGCGCTGGCGCTGCACGCGCTGTTCACGCGGCTGTCCGCGCCGTCCTTCCCGTCCCGGCCGCTGCCCGACATGCCGGCGATCGAGCTGATCGCGCCCTACCTCGCCGAGCGCGTGGACGACCATCTCGCCGCGCTCGCCCACCGTCCGATCCCGGGCCTCCAGGCGTACGCGGGACGGCGCCTGGCCCTGCCCGCCGCGCTGGACGGCCGGATGCTCGGCCGCGTGCGGCGGTTGCTGGAGTCCGGCGCGACCGTCCCGAAGAAGCTCCTGCACGCCGTCGAGGTCGCGGGGGACGCGGCGCCGAAGCTGCCCGGGATCGTCCCCGAGGTCACCGGGACGATCGGCGCGTCGCCCGCCGCCACCGCCGCCTGGCTCGGCCCCGAACCGCCCGCCGACCCGAGCAGCCCGGCCCGCTGGCACCTGGAGGCCGCGACCGCGCAGCACGGCGGGCCCGTCCCGGTCGGCTTCCCGCTGACGGTCTTCGAACGCGCGTGGGTGCTGGCGTGGCTGCTGCGCGCGGGCGTCCGCGTGGAGGTCCCGCCGCTCCTGGTGCTCAGCCTGACCGCGCCGCTCGGACCGTTCGGCACCGCCGCCGCCGAGGGCCTGCCCGCCGACGCCGACACCACCGCGGGCGTCCTGTACGCGCTGGCGCTGGTCGGCGCGCCGCACCGGCCCGACCCGCTGCTCGCCTACGAGTTGGACGACCACTTCTGCACCTGGCAGGGCGAGGACGGCGCGTCCCCCACGACGAACGCCCACGTCCTGGAGGCGTTCGGACAGTACGTGGCCGCGACGGGCGACACCGACGATCGGTACCGCGCCGTCATCGCGAAGGTCGCGCGCTGGCTGCGGTCCCGGCAGTCCCCGGACGGGAGCTGGACCGACCGCTGGCACGCCTCCCCTTATTACGCCACCGCGTGCTGCGCCATCGCGCTCGCCCGCTTCGACCCGGAGGGCTCGGCCGACGCGGTCGCGGCGGCCCGCCGCTGGGTCCTCGGCACTCAGCGCCCGGACGGCTCGTGGGGCTGCTGGGAGGGGACGGCCGAAGAGAGCGCCTACGCCGTGCAGACCCTGCTGCTCACCCCGGGCGGCGGAGCGGCGGCGGCGGAACGCGCCGGCGACCTCCTGCGGACGGCTCCGGACGAAGGTCCCGCGATGTGGCACGACAAGGACCTCTACCGTCCGACGGCGATCATCAGGGCGGGTGTGATCGCGGCGCTGCAACTGCTTTCCGAAAAACGATCCGATTCCGTGTTGTGA
- a CDS encoding roadblock/LC7 domain-containing protein, whose translation MQKAGSSADLGWLLDDLIGRVPHSQHAVVLSADGLLMASSAGMAQDDGEHLAAVAAGIQSLAKGAGTRFGGGAVRQTIVEMQSAFLLVSVAGKGACLAVLSDDEADVGLIAYEMAMLVTSMGHHLSTPTRAESADQGRTLT comes from the coding sequence ATGCAGAAGGCTGGATCATCGGCCGATCTGGGGTGGCTGCTGGACGACCTGATCGGCCGGGTCCCCCACTCACAGCACGCGGTCGTCCTGTCGGCCGACGGGCTGCTGATGGCGTCCTCGGCGGGGATGGCCCAGGACGACGGCGAGCACCTCGCCGCCGTCGCCGCCGGCATCCAGAGCCTCGCCAAGGGCGCGGGCACCCGGTTCGGCGGAGGCGCGGTACGGCAGACGATCGTCGAGATGCAGTCGGCGTTCCTGCTGGTGTCGGTGGCCGGCAAGGGCGCGTGCCTGGCCGTCCTCAGCGACGACGAGGCGGACGTCGGGCTCATCGCCTACGAGATGGCGATGCTCGTCACGAGCATGGGCCACCACCTCAGCACCCCGACGCGCGCCGAGTCGGCCGATCAAGGACGGACGCTCACATGA
- a CDS encoding DUF742 domain-containing protein, producing the protein MNPSEDQQDRWPQEPPHRPWWEDPGSQGTLLDEQSGPMVRPYVMTSGRLEPARGKFDLITLVVAAIPEPDAHLGLGPEHLAILRLTQSVMSVAELTGHLDLPVATVRVMLGDLLDQGLISMQEPEPEADMHDIRLYKAVIDGLRAL; encoded by the coding sequence ATGAACCCCTCCGAGGACCAGCAGGACCGCTGGCCGCAGGAGCCGCCGCACCGGCCCTGGTGGGAGGATCCGGGCAGCCAGGGCACACTGCTCGACGAGCAGTCCGGGCCGATGGTCCGCCCGTACGTCATGACGAGCGGGCGCCTCGAACCGGCGCGCGGCAAGTTCGACCTCATCACGCTCGTCGTCGCGGCGATCCCCGAGCCCGACGCACACCTCGGGCTCGGCCCCGAGCACCTGGCGATCCTGCGGCTCACCCAGTCGGTGATGTCGGTCGCGGAACTGACCGGGCACCTCGACCTGCCGGTCGCGACCGTCCGGGTCATGCTGGGCGACCTGCTCGACCAGGGCCTGATCAGCATGCAGGAACCCGAACCCGAAGCGGACATGCACGACATCCGGCTCTACAAGGCGGTGATTGATGGCCTCCGGGCTCTCTGA
- a CDS encoding GTP-binding protein, with protein MASGLSDGRRLPTAVKIVIAGGFGVGKTTMVGTVSETKPLRTEEVLTDESVGVDDVSGVERKKTTTVAMDFGRITMRDEYVLYLFGTPGQERFWFMWDEVALGALGAVVLADTRRLADCFPSVDYFERRGTPFVVAVNCFEGVQAFDLDEIKSALNLGRDVPVMLCDARRLESCKTVLIDLILHAMKVRGLTPEPQQA; from the coding sequence ATGGCCTCCGGGCTCTCTGACGGCCGGCGACTTCCCACCGCCGTCAAGATCGTGATCGCGGGCGGCTTCGGCGTCGGCAAGACGACGATGGTCGGCACGGTCTCGGAGACCAAGCCGCTGCGCACCGAGGAGGTCCTCACCGACGAGAGCGTCGGCGTGGACGACGTCTCGGGCGTCGAGCGCAAGAAGACCACGACCGTCGCGATGGACTTCGGCCGCATCACGATGCGGGACGAGTACGTCCTCTACCTGTTCGGCACGCCCGGCCAGGAGCGGTTCTGGTTCATGTGGGACGAGGTCGCGCTCGGCGCGCTCGGCGCGGTCGTCCTCGCCGACACCCGGCGGCTCGCGGACTGCTTCCCCTCGGTCGACTACTTCGAGCGGCGCGGCACGCCGTTCGTCGTGGCGGTGAACTGCTTCGAGGGCGTCCAGGCGTTCGACCTGGACGAGATCAAGTCCGCGCTCAACCTCGGCCGCGACGTGCCGGTGATGCTGTGCGACGCGCGGCGGCTGGAGTCGTGCAAGACCGTCCTCATCGACCTGATCCTGCACGCGATGAAGGTGCGCGGCCTGACGCCCGAACCGCAGCAGGCGTGA
- a CDS encoding MFS transporter, whose protein sequence is MVTVSAPRVGTRHRWVVLGLGVAAQASFSAMFSGLPVTGVELRAGYGLSTGALGFVVGCLGLGVAAGDIVWGLLTDRFGDRRILLTGLVSTGALMAAMALAAAPADGPGTPVLAACLFVAGALGGSVNGSSGRAVMTWFADDRRGLAMSIRQTAIPAGGAVGVALLPPLAAASGFRAVYAVLTGFFLLSAAATARWLHEPETERTQRKRTSRSPLRNRDVWRVALASGLLTVPQFAVLAFTAVFLHDARHADAAIAAAVVLIAQIGGGAARIWTGRRSDRGADRRTAIRVIGLLTAVAMAAAAATAHAPLPLTVAALATAGLLANAWHGVAYTEIAVTAGADRAGTALGLEGTTVFGAAFVTPLVVPALLGATSWTAVWAFAAVAPLLAVPLTPAAVRASGRAPSSRAGSGR, encoded by the coding sequence ATGGTGACGGTCAGCGCGCCACGGGTCGGGACGCGGCATCGCTGGGTCGTGCTGGGGCTCGGCGTCGCGGCGCAGGCGAGCTTTTCGGCGATGTTCTCCGGGCTGCCGGTGACGGGCGTCGAGCTGCGCGCCGGCTACGGGCTGTCCACGGGGGCGCTCGGGTTCGTCGTCGGGTGTCTCGGGCTCGGCGTCGCGGCCGGCGACATCGTCTGGGGCCTGCTCACCGACCGGTTCGGCGACCGCAGGATCCTGCTCACCGGCCTCGTCTCCACGGGCGCGCTGATGGCGGCGATGGCGCTGGCCGCCGCGCCGGCGGACGGTCCCGGAACCCCGGTCCTCGCCGCGTGCCTGTTCGTGGCGGGCGCGCTCGGCGGGAGCGTGAACGGCTCGTCCGGACGCGCCGTCATGACGTGGTTCGCCGACGACCGGCGCGGGCTCGCCATGAGCATCCGGCAGACGGCGATCCCGGCGGGCGGCGCGGTCGGCGTCGCGCTGCTGCCGCCGCTCGCCGCGGCAAGCGGCTTTCGCGCGGTGTACGCCGTCCTGACGGGCTTCTTCCTGCTCAGCGCCGCGGCGACCGCGCGCTGGCTGCACGAACCGGAGACGGAACGCACGCAGCGAAAGAGGACGAGCAGGTCACCGCTGAGGAATCGGGACGTGTGGCGCGTCGCGCTCGCCAGTGGCCTGCTGACCGTCCCGCAGTTCGCCGTGCTCGCGTTCACGGCGGTGTTCCTGCACGACGCGCGCCACGCGGACGCGGCGATCGCCGCCGCCGTCGTCCTCATCGCCCAGATCGGCGGCGGCGCGGCGCGCATCTGGACGGGCCGGCGCAGCGACCGGGGCGCCGACCGCCGCACCGCGATCCGCGTGATCGGCCTGCTCACGGCCGTCGCGATGGCGGCAGCGGCGGCCACCGCGCACGCGCCGCTCCCGCTGACCGTCGCCGCCCTCGCGACCGCCGGGCTGCTGGCCAACGCGTGGCACGGCGTCGCCTACACCGAGATCGCCGTCACGGCGGGCGCCGACCGGGCCGGGACGGCGCTCGGCCTGGAGGGCACCACGGTGTTCGGTGCGGCGTTCGTGACACCGCTGGTCGTTCCGGCGCTGCTCGGCGCCACGTCCTGGACGGCCGTGTGGGCGTTCGCGGCCGTGGCGCCGCTGTTGGCCGTCCCGCTCACGCCTGCTGCGGTTCGGGCGTCAGGCCGCGCACCTTCATCGCGTGCAGGATCAGGTCGATGA
- a CDS encoding CGNR zinc finger domain-containing protein translates to MGFLFVSGNLGLDFAGTVGARRDRRVELLPSPADLARWTVEAGLLDTAPPATPADLTTAVALREAIYALATQARTNTPLDRETLQILNTAAEAPPPTVRLTPPGLAQSGSITNALSAVARATITLLGGPDTTRLRECEAETCTRLFIDASRHKARRWCDMRRCGNRAKAATYRTRHTP, encoded by the coding sequence ATGGGCTTCTTGTTCGTCAGCGGCAACCTCGGTCTGGACTTCGCCGGAACCGTGGGGGCACGCCGCGACCGCCGCGTCGAACTGCTGCCGTCCCCCGCCGACCTGGCCCGCTGGACGGTAGAAGCCGGCCTCCTCGACACCGCTCCGCCGGCCACCCCCGCCGACCTCACCACCGCCGTGGCCCTACGCGAGGCGATCTACGCCCTGGCCACCCAAGCCCGCACCAACACCCCCCTGGACCGGGAAACCCTCCAGATCCTGAACACCGCCGCCGAGGCTCCCCCACCGACCGTCCGCCTGACACCGCCGGGCCTGGCCCAATCCGGATCGATCACCAACGCCCTATCGGCGGTCGCCCGAGCCACGATCACCCTGCTGGGCGGCCCCGACACCACACGCCTCCGCGAATGCGAAGCAGAGACCTGCACCCGCCTCTTCATCGACGCGTCCCGCCACAAGGCCCGCCGCTGGTGCGACATGCGCCGCTGCGGCAACCGAGCCAAAGCCGCCACCTACAGAACCCGCCACACCCCCTGA
- a CDS encoding YybH family protein, translated as MAEYEKAMSPEDITRLFVERSNAGDAEGVAALYEENAVMAYPAGSRTVGREAIRALWEKVLERRPQFQPEQPLPTLVSDGIALTSTAPKDGAGARAQVVRRQADGSWLRLLDQPEFVAVAD; from the coding sequence ATGGCGGAGTACGAGAAGGCGATGAGCCCGGAGGACATCACGCGGCTGTTCGTGGAACGGTCTAACGCGGGGGATGCCGAGGGTGTCGCGGCGCTGTACGAGGAGAACGCGGTGATGGCCTATCCGGCTGGGAGTCGGACGGTCGGGCGGGAGGCGATCCGGGCGCTGTGGGAGAAGGTGCTGGAGCGGCGTCCGCAGTTCCAGCCCGAGCAGCCGTTGCCGACGCTGGTCAGTGACGGCATCGCGCTCACTTCTACTGCGCCGAAGGACGGGGCGGGGGCTCGTGCGCAGGTCGTCCGCCGGCAGGCCGACGGGTCTTGGCTGCGGCTGTTGGACCAGCCTGAGTTCGTCGCCGTCGCTGATTGA
- a CDS encoding polyprenyl synthetase family protein has product MSSASAGDPSTLGAGPFGLPIDAALAAATRERLTAVEDLLREAVHSEDPLLTQASRHLVEAGGKRFRAMLVLLAAEFGDPSAPGVVPAAVVVELTHLATLYHDDVMDEATVRRGEESANIRWTNTVAILTGDYLFARASDLLADLGPDAVRIQARAFARLVQGQIQETVGPAETDPLKHYLQVIADKTGSLIAVSGHLGSLLAGASPAVVDTLTSACEKIGVAFQLSDDILDIASEGEEFGKTPGTDLREGIRTLPVHHVLAGVGAGPDDERLRYLLTQDLTDDKLHAEALTLLRAHPAMEAARSDLRRWSDDARADLLSLPDLPARDALLGLCDYVIVRKN; this is encoded by the coding sequence GTGAGTAGCGCGTCTGCTGGGGATCCGTCCACCCTGGGGGCCGGGCCGTTCGGCCTGCCGATCGACGCGGCGCTCGCCGCCGCGACGCGGGAGCGGCTCACCGCCGTCGAGGACCTGCTCCGCGAGGCGGTCCACAGCGAGGACCCGCTGCTCACCCAGGCCTCCCGCCATCTCGTCGAGGCCGGCGGCAAGCGGTTCCGGGCGATGCTCGTGCTGCTGGCCGCCGAGTTCGGCGACCCGTCCGCGCCCGGCGTCGTGCCCGCCGCCGTCGTGGTCGAGCTGACGCACCTCGCGACGCTCTACCACGACGACGTCATGGACGAGGCGACCGTCCGGCGCGGCGAGGAGTCGGCCAACATCCGCTGGACGAACACCGTCGCGATCCTCACCGGCGACTACCTGTTCGCGCGGGCGTCGGACCTGCTCGCCGACCTCGGGCCGGACGCCGTCCGGATCCAGGCGCGGGCGTTCGCCCGGCTCGTCCAGGGCCAGATCCAGGAGACGGTCGGCCCCGCCGAGACCGATCCGCTGAAGCACTACCTTCAGGTCATCGCGGACAAGACGGGCTCACTGATCGCCGTCTCGGGCCACCTGGGCTCCCTGCTGGCCGGCGCCTCTCCGGCCGTCGTGGACACCCTGACGTCGGCGTGCGAGAAGATCGGCGTCGCGTTCCAGCTCTCCGACGACATCCTGGACATCGCCTCTGAGGGCGAGGAGTTCGGCAAGACCCCCGGGACGGACCTGCGCGAGGGGATCCGGACGCTGCCCGTCCACCACGTCCTCGCGGGCGTCGGCGCCGGCCCCGACGACGAGCGCCTCCGCTACCTCCTCACGCAGGACCTCACGGACGACAAGCTCCACGCCGAGGCCCTGACCCTCCTGCGCGCCCACCCGGCGATGGAGGCGGCCCGGTCGGACCTGCGCCGCTGGTCCGACGACGCTCGCGCCGACCTGCTCTCCCTCCCCGACCTCCCCGCCCGCGACGCCCTCCTCGGCCTCTGCGACTACGTGATCGTCCGCAAGAACTGA
- the nuoN gene encoding NADH-quinone oxidoreductase subunit NuoN, with translation MSSTRQVGAVLARGASDIPSPHIEYGQIAPLLVVLGVATLGVLVEAFVARKHRYFTQVPLAFAGLLTAFVWTVWLGFHDKPFHVAAEGALGVDQPTLFLQGTILILAVLALLLIAERRASSFTAQASALPGSEAEQETAAAGITQTEVFPLLMFAVGGMVMFPAASDLLTMFVALEVMSLPLYLLCGLARRRRLLSQEAAVKYFLLGAFSSAFFLYGTALLYGYAGSVRLSAIGTALGRDVGSETLLLGGVALLSVGLLFKLGAVPFHMWKPDVYQGAPTPITALMASCVVVAATGGILRVYYVALENLRWDWRPALWGVAILTMIGGAVVAITQTDIKRMLAYSSIAHAGFLLTGVVATSPDGLSGTLFYLVAYGFASIGAFAVITMVRDAGGEAGHLSRWAGLGRRSPLLAGVFAFFLLAFAGIPLTSGFTGKFAVFKAAVEGGATPLVIVGVLSSAVAAFFYVRVIVVMFFSEPEADGPTVVAAPATATAVALGLAATVVLGVLPQPVLDMAGHAATQMFVR, from the coding sequence ATGAGTTCCACCCGTCAGGTGGGCGCGGTCCTCGCGCGGGGGGCCTCGGACATCCCGTCCCCCCACATCGAGTACGGCCAGATCGCGCCGCTGCTCGTCGTGCTCGGCGTCGCGACGCTCGGCGTGCTCGTCGAGGCGTTCGTCGCCCGCAAGCACCGGTACTTCACGCAGGTGCCGCTGGCGTTCGCGGGGCTGCTCACCGCCTTCGTCTGGACGGTCTGGCTCGGCTTCCACGACAAGCCGTTCCACGTCGCCGCCGAGGGCGCGCTCGGCGTGGACCAGCCGACGCTGTTCCTCCAGGGGACGATCCTGATCCTCGCCGTCCTCGCGCTGCTGCTGATCGCCGAGCGGCGGGCGTCCAGCTTCACCGCGCAGGCGTCCGCGCTGCCCGGCAGCGAGGCCGAGCAGGAGACCGCCGCCGCCGGGATCACCCAGACCGAGGTGTTTCCGCTGCTCATGTTCGCCGTCGGCGGCATGGTCATGTTCCCGGCCGCGTCCGACCTGCTGACGATGTTCGTCGCGCTGGAGGTCATGTCGCTGCCGCTCTACCTGCTGTGCGGGCTCGCGCGGCGGCGCCGGCTGCTGTCGCAGGAGGCGGCGGTCAAGTACTTCCTGCTCGGCGCGTTCTCCTCGGCGTTCTTCCTCTACGGCACCGCGCTGCTCTACGGATACGCCGGATCGGTGCGGCTGTCGGCCATCGGCACCGCGCTCGGCCGGGACGTCGGCAGCGAGACCCTGCTGCTCGGCGGCGTCGCGCTGCTGTCGGTCGGGCTGCTGTTCAAGCTCGGCGCCGTCCCGTTCCACATGTGGAAGCCGGACGTCTACCAGGGCGCCCCGACGCCGATCACCGCGCTGATGGCGTCCTGCGTCGTCGTCGCGGCGACGGGCGGGATCCTGCGCGTCTACTACGTCGCGCTGGAGAACCTGCGCTGGGACTGGCGGCCCGCGCTGTGGGGCGTGGCGATTCTCACCATGATCGGCGGCGCGGTCGTCGCGATCACCCAGACCGACATCAAGCGGATGCTGGCCTACTCGTCCATCGCGCACGCGGGGTTCCTGCTGACGGGCGTCGTCGCGACGTCCCCGGACGGCCTGTCGGGCACGCTGTTCTACCTCGTCGCGTACGGCTTCGCCTCGATCGGCGCGTTCGCCGTCATCACGATGGTCCGGGACGCGGGCGGCGAGGCCGGGCACCTGTCCCGGTGGGCGGGCCTCGGCCGGCGGTCCCCGCTGCTGGCGGGCGTGTTCGCGTTCTTCCTGCTCGCCTTCGCCGGGATCCCGCTGACCAGCGGGTTCACCGGCAAGTTCGCCGTGTTCAAGGCGGCCGTGGAGGGCGGCGCGACGCCCCTGGTGATCGTCGGCGTACTGTCGTCGGCGGTCGCGGCGTTCTTCTACGTCCGGGTGATCGTGGTCATGTTCTTCAGCGAGCCCGAGGCGGACGGCCCCACGGTGGTGGCCGCCCCGGCGACCGCGACTGCGGTCGCCCTCGGCCTGGCGGCTACTGTTGTCCTGGGTGTGCTCCCGCAGCCGGTTCTGGACATGGCGGGACATGCCGCGACACAGATGTTCGTCCGGTGA
- a CDS encoding NADH-quinone oxidoreductase subunit M, with amino-acid sequence MNDFPWLSVLIALPLVGAVAVALLPRDRETLAKQAAFGISAVVGVLAIVMATGFDSDGARFQFTETHWWIKQFGVHWALGVDGIALTLILLSVVLVPLVILASWSDAERSGGVDGAPPKGSVKTYFALILALEAAMIGVFAATDVFLFYVFFEAMLIPVYFIIGFYGGPQRSYAAVKFLLYSLFGGLLMLVSVIWLFPLSAKPVGEGGLGHGTFLFTELNTMHVDPTTAKWLFLGFFVAFAIKAPMVPVHTWLPDAAQQSPAGALVLIVGVLDKVGTYGMLRFCLELFPGAAKWATPVVLALAVVSVIYGAVLAIGQVDLKRLVAYTSVSHFGFIVLGVFAMTTAGQSGAALYMINHGFATGALFLLVGFMIVRRRSARISDFGGVQKKAPVLAGLFLIAGLAGLSMPGLSPFVSEFMVLAGTFTRHRVPAIIATFGVVLAAIYILWMYQRTMGGPVREGNESILDLTAREKWAVGPIIAVIIAMGVYPQPVLNIINPSVHHTLARLDRPDPAAKIHVAEKVAENGARP; translated from the coding sequence GTGAACGACTTTCCCTGGCTGAGCGTGCTCATCGCGCTGCCGCTCGTCGGCGCGGTCGCGGTGGCCCTGCTGCCCCGCGACCGGGAGACGCTCGCCAAGCAGGCCGCGTTCGGGATCTCGGCCGTCGTGGGCGTCCTCGCGATCGTCATGGCGACCGGGTTCGACTCGGACGGCGCGCGGTTCCAGTTCACCGAGACGCACTGGTGGATCAAGCAGTTCGGCGTCCACTGGGCGCTCGGGGTGGACGGCATCGCGCTCACCCTGATCCTGCTGTCGGTGGTGCTCGTCCCGCTCGTCATCCTCGCGTCCTGGAGCGACGCCGAGCGGTCCGGCGGCGTGGACGGCGCCCCGCCGAAGGGCTCGGTGAAGACGTACTTCGCGCTGATCCTGGCGCTGGAGGCGGCGATGATCGGCGTCTTCGCGGCGACCGACGTCTTCCTCTTCTACGTCTTCTTCGAGGCGATGCTGATCCCGGTGTACTTCATCATCGGGTTCTACGGCGGGCCGCAGCGGTCGTACGCGGCCGTGAAGTTCCTGCTGTACTCGCTGTTCGGCGGGCTGCTGATGCTCGTCTCGGTGATCTGGCTGTTCCCGCTGTCGGCCAAGCCGGTCGGCGAGGGGGGCCTCGGGCACGGGACGTTCCTGTTCACCGAGCTGAACACGATGCACGTCGACCCGACGACCGCCAAGTGGCTGTTCCTCGGCTTCTTCGTCGCGTTCGCGATCAAGGCGCCGATGGTGCCCGTCCACACCTGGCTGCCGGACGCGGCGCAGCAGTCCCCGGCCGGGGCGCTGGTGCTCATCGTCGGCGTCCTGGACAAGGTCGGCACCTACGGGATGCTCCGGTTCTGCCTGGAGCTGTTCCCGGGCGCCGCCAAGTGGGCGACGCCGGTCGTGCTCGCGCTCGCGGTCGTCAGCGTGATCTACGGTGCCGTCCTCGCGATCGGGCAGGTGGACCTCAAGCGGCTCGTCGCCTACACGTCGGTGTCGCACTTCGGGTTCATCGTGCTCGGCGTGTTCGCGATGACGACGGCCGGCCAGTCCGGCGCCGCGCTCTACATGATCAACCACGGGTTCGCGACCGGAGCGCTGTTCCTGCTGGTCGGGTTCATGATCGTCCGGCGGCGGTCGGCGCGGATCTCCGACTTCGGCGGCGTCCAGAAGAAGGCCCCGGTGCTCGCCGGGCTGTTCCTCATCGCGGGCCTGGCCGGGCTGTCGATGCCGGGCCTGTCGCCGTTCGTGTCGGAGTTCATGGTGCTGGCCGGGACGTTCACCCGGCACCGCGTTCCGGCGATCATCGCGACGTTCGGGGTCGTCCTCGCCGCGATCTACATCCTGTGGATGTACCAGCGGACGATGGGCGGGCCCGTCCGTGAGGGCAACGAAAGCATCCTCGACCTCACCGCGCGCGAGAAGTGGGCCGTCGGGCCGATCATCGCGGTGATCATCGCGATGGGCGTCTACCCGCAGCCGGTGCTCAACATCATCAACCCGTCCGTCCACCACACGCTGGCCCGGCTGGACCGGCCGGATCCGGCCGCCAAGATCCATGTCGCCGAGAAGGTCGCCGAGAACGGAGCCCGGCCATGA